One segment of Geminicoccaceae bacterium DNA contains the following:
- a CDS encoding GFA family protein — protein sequence MIDRHPGGCECGAFRYVLTGPPIVIYACHCTICQTQSGSAFGMAMRIHEQDFEIVAGELRSFRREAASGQIFTNSFCPLCGTRIHHRASRAAGHLSLKPGTLDDTSWLRPTHHVHTASAQSWVIFSDDARVFETVPEDRGWLNGD from the coding sequence ATGATCGACCGGCATCCCGGTGGGTGCGAATGCGGTGCGTTCCGTTATGTCCTCACCGGGCCACCGATTGTCATCTATGCCTGCCATTGCACCATCTGCCAGACTCAGTCCGGCAGCGCGTTCGGCATGGCGATGCGCATCCATGAACAGGATTTCGAAATCGTCGCTGGCGAGCTTCGAAGCTTCAGGCGTGAAGCTGCCAGCGGGCAGATCTTCACCAATTCCTTCTGCCCGCTCTGCGGCACCCGCATCCATCACCGCGCCAGCCGCGCAGCGGGTCATCTGAGCCTGAAACCCGGCACACTCGACGATACGAGTTGGCTGCGTCCGACGCACCATGTCCACACGGCCAGCGCCCAATCCTGGGTCATCTTCTCCGACGACGCCCGCGTCTTCGAAACGGTGCCCGAAGATCGAGGATGGCTCAACGGCGATTAG
- a CDS encoding AzlD domain-containing protein, which yields MDDRWLLIVLLALGTLAIRLAGYLLGARLPRDGRWARGFAALPGCLILALTTVLLLQTGPLEWTAAAVATAVAIPTRNLPLTMLAGMTALGLLRLWA from the coding sequence ATGGATGACCGCTGGCTTCTCATCGTCCTGCTCGCCCTGGGCACGCTGGCCATCCGCCTGGCCGGCTATCTTCTCGGCGCCCGCCTGCCGCGCGACGGCCGCTGGGCACGGGGATTTGCCGCCCTTCCGGGATGCCTCATCCTCGCACTGACAACCGTCCTGCTCCTGCAGACGGGGCCTCTCGAATGGACTGCGGCGGCAGTTGCGACGGCGGTGGCCATTCCCACACGCAACCTTCCCCTGACCATGCTTGCCGGCATGACGGCCCTCGGACTTCTTCGCCTCTGGGCATGA
- a CDS encoding AzlC family ABC transporter permease encodes MKPIHGDTASAFKAGMIDGLPLAAGVAIYGIAFGILAARADLGGIGTGIMGAVVFAGSSQIVSVERLIAGAGPITALVAGLALNLRLILITASLRDELAGRPPWQVLLGIHLASDESWSLMHATRARGRPAGFAYLVGAGSGLFLAWIAATTSGAMFAQQLADPQALGLDFAFVAAFIAILRNLWRDHDDLLPWVASVLASGMFVLTTGIEPSWALVAGGIAGALTAALMPQKGRQAQTTADGVHG; translated from the coding sequence ATGAAGCCCATCCACGGCGATACGGCATCGGCTTTCAAGGCCGGCATGATCGATGGGCTGCCGCTGGCAGCGGGCGTTGCCATCTACGGCATCGCCTTCGGCATCCTGGCGGCGCGTGCCGACCTGGGCGGCATCGGGACCGGCATCATGGGTGCGGTCGTCTTTGCCGGATCGTCACAGATCGTCTCCGTGGAACGGCTGATCGCGGGTGCTGGTCCCATCACGGCACTGGTCGCCGGCCTCGCCCTCAATCTGCGCCTGATACTGATCACCGCATCGCTAAGGGATGAACTGGCCGGACGACCGCCCTGGCAGGTTCTCCTGGGCATTCATCTCGCCAGCGATGAGAGCTGGTCACTGATGCACGCGACGCGCGCTCGGGGTCGACCGGCAGGCTTTGCCTATCTTGTCGGTGCCGGCAGCGGCCTTTTCCTGGCCTGGATCGCCGCCACGACCAGTGGAGCGATGTTTGCGCAGCAGTTGGCCGACCCCCAGGCTCTCGGGCTCGATTTTGCCTTCGTCGCAGCCTTCATCGCCATTTTGCGCAACCTTTGGCGCGACCATGACGATCTCCTGCCCTGGGTCGCCTCCGTACTCGCAAGCGGCATGTTTGTCCTGACGACCGGCATCGAGCCGTCATGGGCGCTGGTGGCGGGCGGTATCGCGGGAGCACTGACCGCTGCCCTGATGCCGCAGAAAGGTCGCCAGGCGCAGACGACCGCGGATGGCGTTCATGGATGA
- a CDS encoding S49 family peptidase — protein MLFSTIRDRLTRGRPPVIPVLRLSGAIGALPGRRGGLSMAALAGPIEAAFSMKRARAVALAINSPGGSPVQSSLIAGRIRAMAQEKNLPVIAFVEDVAASGGYWLALAADEIFVDPSSIVGSIGVISAGFGFTGAIEKLGIERRSHTTGPDKGMLDPFRPEREEDRVILKEVQADIFEAFKAHVRERRSGKLAIDENELFSGRVWTGTRAVGHGLVDAIGDLRSIMRDRHGDRVRLVNVNPTRSWLQRKLGLQQAMSPDLIARSLIGTIEERMLYNRYGLR, from the coding sequence ATGCTCTTCTCGACAATAAGGGACCGTCTGACCAGGGGGCGGCCGCCGGTCATCCCGGTCCTGCGCCTCTCCGGTGCCATTGGCGCCCTGCCCGGTCGTCGCGGCGGATTGAGCATGGCGGCCCTCGCGGGTCCCATCGAGGCCGCATTCTCCATGAAGCGGGCGAGGGCGGTCGCATTGGCCATCAATTCACCCGGCGGCTCACCGGTGCAGTCCTCGCTGATCGCCGGGCGTATCCGGGCGATGGCGCAAGAAAAGAACCTGCCGGTGATTGCCTTCGTCGAGGATGTGGCAGCATCGGGCGGCTACTGGCTGGCCCTCGCCGCCGATGAAATCTTCGTCGACCCCAGCTCCATCGTCGGCTCCATCGGTGTGATCAGCGCGGGATTCGGGTTCACCGGGGCGATTGAAAAACTCGGCATCGAGCGGCGCAGTCACACGACCGGCCCCGACAAGGGCATGCTCGATCCCTTCCGACCGGAGCGCGAGGAAGACCGGGTGATCCTCAAGGAGGTGCAGGCCGATATCTTCGAAGCCTTCAAGGCGCATGTGCGCGAACGCAGGTCCGGCAAGCTCGCGATCGACGAGAACGAACTGTTCTCCGGGCGGGTGTGGACCGGGACCCGGGCCGTGGGTCACGGCCTGGTCGATGCCATCGGCGACCTCCGCAGCATCATGCGCGATCGCCACGGTGACCGCGTGCGCCTTGTCAATGTCAACCCGACCCGCTCGTGGCTGCAGCGCAAGCTGGGGCTCCAGCAGGCCATGTCGCCCGACCTGATCGCCCGGAGCCTCATCGGCACCATCGAGGAACGCATGCTCTACAATCGTTACGGCTTGCGATGA
- a CDS encoding protein meaA, producing the protein MTDKPWLFRTYAGHSSAKASNELYRTNLARGQTGLSVAFDLPTQTGYDSDHPLARGEVGKVGVPVSHLGDMLVLMDGIPLDRMNTSMTINATAPWLLSLYIAAAEKQGVGRSVLTGTVQNDIIKEYLSRGTYIFPPAPSIRLIADVVAFTTSEMPKWNPTNVCSYHLQEAGATPVQELAYALATAIAVLDAVKESGQIEDAAFEKVVGRISFFVNAGIRFVTELCKMRAFTELWDEIARERYGVKDEKYRRFRYGVQVNSLGLTEQQPENNVYRILLEMLAVTLSKNARARAVQLPAWNEALGLPRPFDQQWSLRMQQILAFETDLLEYEDIFDGSHVIAARVESLKDEARAELARIDEMGGSLSAVESGYMKARLVESNTKRVGDIAGGRQKVIGVNCYTDSAPSPLTTGDAFLAVDARAEQDQIGALQAFREQRDGAAVDGALAELRRVASEGGNIMEPSLVCARSGVTTGEWSGVLREVFGEYRAPTGVAAASVLDEVDHLALVREKVDAHERSSGRRLKILIGKPGLDGHSNGAEQIAVAARDSGMEVVYEGIRLTPARIVNTALEESVHVIGLSVLSGSHLPLVSEVVERMHKVGIGDIPLIVGGIIPEEDARQLLAKGVARVYTPKDFAIHEIMSGIVDIVTEREERAA; encoded by the coding sequence ATGACCGACAAGCCCTGGCTCTTTCGCACCTATGCCGGCCACAGTTCGGCCAAGGCCAGCAACGAGCTTTACCGGACCAATCTCGCGCGCGGGCAGACGGGCCTGTCGGTGGCTTTCGACCTGCCGACGCAGACGGGCTATGACAGCGACCATCCGCTCGCGCGCGGCGAGGTGGGCAAGGTCGGTGTGCCGGTCTCACATCTGGGCGACATGCTGGTCCTGATGGACGGCATCCCGCTCGATCGCATGAACACGTCCATGACGATCAACGCGACGGCGCCCTGGCTGCTCTCCCTCTACATCGCGGCAGCCGAAAAGCAGGGCGTCGGGCGTTCGGTCCTCACCGGCACGGTGCAGAATGACATCATCAAGGAATATCTCTCGCGCGGGACCTACATCTTCCCGCCAGCACCTTCGATCAGGCTGATCGCCGATGTGGTCGCTTTCACGACGTCGGAAATGCCGAAATGGAATCCGACGAATGTGTGTTCCTATCACCTGCAGGAGGCGGGTGCCACGCCGGTGCAGGAACTGGCCTACGCGCTTGCAACCGCGATTGCCGTGCTCGATGCGGTGAAGGAAAGCGGGCAGATCGAGGATGCGGCGTTCGAAAAGGTCGTCGGGCGGATCAGCTTTTTCGTCAATGCGGGTATCCGCTTTGTCACCGAACTCTGCAAGATGCGCGCCTTCACCGAACTGTGGGACGAGATCGCGCGCGAGCGTTATGGCGTCAAGGATGAGAAATACCGGCGCTTCCGCTATGGCGTGCAGGTGAATTCGCTGGGGCTCACCGAGCAACAGCCAGAAAACAATGTCTATCGCATCCTGCTCGAAATGCTGGCTGTGACCCTGTCGAAGAATGCCCGGGCGAGGGCGGTCCAGCTTCCGGCATGGAACGAGGCGTTGGGCCTGCCGCGCCCCTTCGACCAGCAGTGGTCGCTGCGCATGCAGCAGATCCTGGCCTTCGAGACTGATCTTCTCGAATATGAGGATATCTTCGATGGCAGCCATGTGATCGCCGCCCGGGTCGAGTCGCTGAAGGATGAGGCGCGCGCCGAACTGGCGCGCATCGACGAGATGGGCGGTTCGCTGTCGGCGGTGGAAAGCGGCTACATGAAGGCGCGGCTGGTCGAGAGCAACACGAAACGTGTTGGCGATATCGCCGGCGGCCGGCAGAAGGTGATCGGTGTGAACTGTTACACCGACAGCGCACCGTCGCCGCTGACCACCGGCGATGCCTTCCTCGCCGTCGATGCCCGCGCCGAACAGGACCAGATCGGGGCGCTGCAGGCGTTCCGTGAACAGCGGGACGGTGCTGCCGTCGACGGTGCTCTTGCCGAATTGCGCCGGGTCGCGTCCGAGGGCGGCAATATCATGGAACCGTCGCTCGTCTGCGCGCGTTCGGGGGTGACCACCGGTGAGTGGAGCGGCGTGCTGCGCGAGGTGTTCGGCGAATATCGCGCACCGACAGGCGTTGCCGCCGCCAGCGTTCTCGACGAGGTCGATCATCTGGCGCTCGTGCGTGAAAAGGTGGATGCGCATGAACGGAGCAGCGGTCGCCGGTTGAAGATCCTCATCGGCAAGCCCGGTCTCGACGGTCATTCCAACGGTGCGGAACAGATCGCGGTGGCGGCGCGCGACAGCGGCATGGAAGTCGTCTACGAAGGCATCCGCCTGACGCCCGCGCGCATCGTCAACACCGCACTCGAGGAGAGCGTGCACGTCATCGGCCTGTCGGTGCTGTCCGGCTCGCACCTGCCGCTTGTGAGCGAGGTGGTCGAGCGCATGCACAAGGTCGGCATCGGCGACATCCCGCTCATCGTCGGCGGCATCATCCCCGAGGAAGACGCCCGCCAGCTCCTCGCCAAGGGTGTGGCCCGCGTCTACACACCCAAGGACTTCGCCATCCACGAAATCATGAGCGGCATCGTCGATATCGTCACGGAACGCGAGGAACGCGCGGCCTAA
- a CDS encoding ABC transporter substrate-binding protein: MSTTCNPGSNRLLGTILAGAIAAVLPIPVLAGPPDTLVMGMVLEPPHLDPTAGAAAAIDEVVYANIFEGLTRIDENGVVQPALAREWSISEDGLTYTFQLADGVTFQDGAAFDASDVVFTFERAMADDSTNAHKDLFEPVASVAAGDDGSSVVITLKRPTGQFLFDIGLGDAVIVDPASADNNKTMPVGTGPFRFVEWRKGDSVRLQRRDDYWGEPVGLKSAVFKFIPDPAAAVAAMMAGDVDAFANFPSPESIPQFEADPRFHVEIGSTEGETILAINNARPPFNDIRVRRALAYAIDRQAIIDGSEYGYGTPIGSHFAPHHPAYVDLTGRYPHDVEKAKELLAEAGQSNLKLTIKLPPPPYARRGGEIIQAQFAQVGISAELIPMEWAQWLEQVYGGKDYDLTIVSHTEPMDIGNYARDDYYWGYRNPDFNKLMDELAATTSPAGQNRILGDAQRMLAEDCVNVFLFELAKRGVWDARLEGLWANSPIQANDLTKVHWKK, translated from the coding sequence ATGTCAACGACCTGCAACCCCGGCTCGAACCGCCTGCTCGGCACGATCCTCGCCGGAGCGATTGCTGCCGTCCTGCCAATACCCGTGCTTGCCGGACCGCCGGATACGCTGGTCATGGGCATGGTGCTCGAACCGCCGCACCTTGATCCGACCGCCGGTGCCGCTGCCGCCATCGACGAGGTCGTCTATGCCAATATCTTCGAGGGGCTGACCCGGATTGATGAAAATGGCGTGGTGCAGCCGGCCCTTGCCCGGGAATGGTCGATTTCCGAAGACGGATTGACCTACACCTTCCAGTTGGCCGACGGCGTGACCTTCCAGGATGGTGCGGCCTTCGATGCGTCCGATGTCGTGTTCACCTTCGAGCGCGCCATGGCCGACGACAGCACGAACGCCCACAAGGACCTGTTCGAACCGGTCGCGAGCGTGGCGGCCGGCGATGATGGCAGCAGCGTGGTCATCACGCTCAAACGGCCGACCGGCCAGTTTCTGTTCGACATCGGTCTGGGCGATGCCGTCATCGTCGACCCGGCATCCGCCGACAACAACAAGACGATGCCTGTCGGGACAGGACCGTTCCGCTTCGTCGAATGGCGCAAGGGCGATTCCGTCCGGCTGCAGCGCCGTGATGATTACTGGGGCGAACCCGTGGGGCTGAAATCCGCGGTGTTCAAGTTCATTCCGGATCCCGCCGCGGCCGTGGCGGCGATGATGGCGGGCGATGTCGATGCCTTTGCCAATTTTCCCTCGCCCGAGAGCATCCCCCAGTTCGAAGCCGATCCCCGTTTCCATGTCGAGATCGGTTCGACGGAAGGCGAGACGATCCTTGCCATCAACAATGCCCGGCCACCTTTCAATGACATCCGGGTACGCCGCGCGCTGGCCTACGCAATCGACAGGCAGGCCATCATCGACGGTTCGGAATATGGCTACGGCACGCCCATCGGCAGTCACTTCGCCCCGCACCACCCGGCCTATGTCGACCTGACCGGCCGCTATCCGCACGATGTCGAAAAGGCGAAGGAACTGCTTGCCGAGGCCGGGCAGAGCAACCTCAAGCTCACCATCAAGCTGCCGCCACCGCCCTATGCCCGGCGTGGCGGCGAGATCATCCAGGCACAATTCGCACAAGTCGGGATCAGCGCCGAACTGATCCCGATGGAATGGGCGCAGTGGCTCGAACAGGTCTATGGCGGCAAGGACTACGACCTGACCATCGTCAGCCATACCGAGCCCATGGATATCGGAAATTACGCCCGCGACGACTACTATTGGGGATACAGGAATCCGGACTTCAACAAGCTGATGGATGAACTGGCCGCGACCACCAGCCCTGCCGGGCAGAACCGCATCCTGGGCGATGCCCAACGCATGCTTGCGGAAGATTGTGTCAATGTCTTCCTGTTCGAACTGGCCAAACGCGGCGTCTGGGACGCCCGCCTCGAAGGCCTGTGGGCCAACAGCCCCATTCAGGCCAATGACCTGACGAAAGTGCACTGGAAGAAATGA
- a CDS encoding acyl-CoA/acyl-ACP dehydrogenase encodes MASALVEPLDREIGSGDLTPCLDQALAAAERLRDAAIAAVRPRVSLDGRISSELLDREQHAAHGVAWIEVYVEGLRQMLAWSRELAERGRLRELECLMRDWAFAEYLARLEGGIAMSQVEYVRPADLGMADADIAEFSRHPSVRTLIREGGSAERRARLASLMSEGDTGDHGLGDETLELVQDQFRRFAAEKVTPFAQGWHDRDELIPMSIIEELAGLGVFGLTLPEEHGGLGMGKEAMCIVTEELSRGYIGVGSLSTRSEIAGELIRLGGTDAQKEEFLPRIASGEIIPTAVFTEPDTGSDLAHLKTRAECLNGHWRITGAKNWITHAARADMMTVLCRTIPDEKGYRGLSMLLARKPRGTEHDAFPVDGLDGSEIGVLGYRGMKEYALSFDGFEVPEENLLGGVQGQGFKQLMATFESARIQTAARAVGVASCAFDLGLAYAHDRRQFGRELFSFPRVAQKLAWMATETMIARQLTLHAARQKDGDRRCDLEAGLAKLLGAQVAFAAADNALQIHGGNGYAQEYPISRVLCDARILNIFEGAAEIQAQVIARRLLSGAN; translated from the coding sequence ATGGCCAGCGCCCTGGTCGAGCCCCTTGATCGAGAGATTGGATCCGGCGACCTTACCCCCTGCCTCGACCAGGCGCTGGCGGCGGCCGAAAGGCTGCGAGATGCCGCCATCGCTGCCGTCCGTCCACGGGTCAGCCTGGATGGCAGGATTTCTTCCGAGCTGCTGGATCGCGAACAGCACGCCGCCCATGGTGTGGCGTGGATCGAAGTCTATGTCGAAGGTCTTCGGCAGATGCTGGCCTGGTCGCGCGAACTGGCCGAACGCGGCCGCCTTCGCGAACTCGAATGCCTGATGCGTGACTGGGCCTTCGCCGAATATCTCGCGCGGCTCGAAGGCGGCATTGCGATGAGCCAGGTGGAATATGTCCGCCCGGCCGATCTTGGCATGGCCGATGCCGACATCGCGGAATTTTCACGTCATCCGTCCGTGCGCACCCTCATTCGCGAAGGCGGATCGGCGGAACGCCGCGCACGCCTGGCCAGCCTGATGAGCGAAGGAGATACGGGCGATCACGGCCTGGGCGACGAAACGCTCGAACTGGTGCAGGACCAGTTCCGGCGCTTCGCCGCCGAGAAGGTGACGCCCTTTGCTCAGGGCTGGCATGATCGCGATGAACTCATCCCGATGTCGATCATCGAGGAACTGGCGGGACTCGGCGTTTTCGGCCTCACTCTGCCGGAAGAGCATGGCGGCCTCGGAATGGGCAAGGAGGCCATGTGCATTGTCACCGAAGAACTGTCCCGTGGCTATATCGGTGTCGGTTCGCTTTCCACCCGTTCCGAAATCGCCGGCGAGCTGATTCGACTGGGGGGCACCGATGCACAGAAGGAGGAGTTCCTCCCCCGGATTGCATCCGGCGAGATCATCCCGACAGCCGTATTCACCGAGCCCGACACAGGCTCCGATCTTGCACACCTCAAGACCCGCGCCGAATGTCTGAACGGTCACTGGCGGATCACCGGGGCGAAGAACTGGATCACTCACGCCGCACGGGCCGACATGATGACCGTGCTCTGTCGCACGATTCCCGACGAGAAGGGATACAGGGGACTGTCCATGCTGCTGGCGCGCAAGCCACGCGGCACCGAACACGATGCATTTCCTGTCGATGGGCTCGATGGCAGCGAGATCGGCGTTCTCGGCTATCGCGGCATGAAGGAATATGCGCTGTCGTTCGACGGTTTCGAGGTCCCGGAAGAGAACCTGCTGGGTGGCGTGCAGGGACAGGGCTTCAAGCAGCTGATGGCAACCTTCGAGAGCGCGCGCATCCAGACGGCAGCGCGTGCTGTTGGCGTCGCATCCTGCGCATTCGATCTCGGCCTGGCCTATGCCCATGACCGCCGGCAATTCGGCCGGGAGCTTTTCTCCTTCCCTCGCGTCGCACAGAAGCTCGCATGGATGGCCACCGAGACCATGATCGCCCGGCAGCTTACTCTCCATGCCGCAAGGCAGAAAGACGGCGACCGTCGCTGCGATCTGGAGGCGGGCCTTGCCAAGCTGCTTGGAGCGCAGGTCGCTTTCGCGGCAGCCGACAATGCCCTGCAGATCCATGGCGGCAACGGCTATGCCCAGGAATATCCCATAAGCCGGGTCCTGTGCGATGCCCGCATCCTGAACATCTTCGAGGGTGCGGCCGAAATCCAGGCCCAGGTCATCGCCCGCCGCCTCCTGTCCGGCGCCAACTGA
- a CDS encoding methyltransferase, with amino-acid sequence MRGETSSTRDTLLDGRVSLLQPSRGYRVAIDTLLAAAAVPIRPGQSLLDAGAGTGALGLCVMARVRGVQLTAVEILDRHVDYLEANLAHAGARIVAGDITSDVLRGENFDHVATNPPFFEPGAHRLPRCASKRSADHAGIDPGSWMEACMRRTVSGGTLVVINTADKAGLLLSEMSGRFGDLLVVPIFTRPDHPFAHRVILRGRKGSRAPLRLHKGLYLRRENGDETDEARAILRDAAGLDTVMEGTRCSSRQ; translated from the coding sequence ATGAGGGGCGAAACGTCCTCGACACGGGACACGCTGCTGGATGGACGGGTCAGCCTGTTGCAGCCCAGCCGCGGCTACCGTGTTGCAATTGACACATTGCTCGCGGCGGCAGCCGTGCCGATCCGCCCGGGGCAAAGCCTGCTCGATGCGGGGGCCGGGACGGGTGCGCTGGGACTGTGCGTGATGGCACGCGTGAGGGGTGTGCAACTCACTGCCGTGGAAATCCTGGACCGGCATGTGGACTATCTGGAGGCCAATCTCGCGCATGCGGGCGCGCGGATCGTCGCCGGCGACATCACCTCGGATGTTCTGCGCGGCGAGAATTTCGACCATGTCGCCACCAATCCGCCCTTCTTCGAACCCGGTGCCCACCGGCTGCCGCGCTGCGCCTCGAAGCGTTCGGCCGACCATGCCGGGATCGATCCGGGATCGTGGATGGAAGCCTGCATGAGGCGAACGGTGTCGGGCGGCACCCTTGTTGTCATCAACACGGCCGACAAGGCGGGACTGCTGCTGTCGGAAATGAGCGGCCGCTTCGGCGACCTTCTCGTTGTCCCGATCTTCACCCGTCCCGACCATCCCTTCGCCCATCGGGTGATCCTGCGCGGACGAAAAGGCAGCCGTGCCCCCTTGCGCCTGCACAAAGGGCTCTATCTAAGGAGGGAGAACGGTGACGAGACGGATGAAGCCAGGGCCATCCTGCGCGATGCCGCCGGTCTCGACACCGTGATGGAAGGAACGCGATGCTCTTCTCGACAATAA
- the ccrA gene encoding crotonyl-CoA carboxylase/reductase, with protein sequence MQKSQVEQIIQKFGSQQRLAELLGIWQTAVSGWVRRGAIPARRQQEVLEAARREGIDLQPEDFFSSTVAQTGTHGISRPGRQSARSQEPQMSTSAEVIPLVKTQAANIDEMPKGKDLYEIGEIPPLGHVPASMYAWTIRKERHGEPITAMQQEVVPTPQPGDDEVLVLVMAAGVNYNGVWAALGIPLSPLDLHRQPYHIAGSDAAGVVWAVGSKVKRWKVGDEVVIHCNQDDGDDEECNGGDPMNSASQRIWGYETTDGSFAQFCRVQSRQLMPRPQHLTWEEAGCYTLVLATAYRMLFGHQPHTLKPGDNVLVWGGAGGLGSMAIQMIAASGANAIAVISEEDKRDFVLSLGARAAINRKDFNCWGEMPDPMDQEAYGSWLKEARKFGKAIWDITGKGNDVDMVFEHPGAATFPVSALVVKRGGMVVICAGTTGYKLTVDARYMWMRQKRMQGSHFANLKQASAANRFVLNRQVDPCMSEVFAWEDIPRAHQKMRKNEHKPGNMAVLVSARRPGMRTLDEAMEG encoded by the coding sequence ATGCAAAAGAGTCAGGTCGAGCAGATCATCCAGAAATTCGGCTCACAGCAGCGTCTGGCCGAACTTCTCGGCATCTGGCAGACCGCCGTCTCGGGGTGGGTCCGCCGGGGCGCCATACCGGCGCGACGACAGCAGGAAGTCCTGGAAGCCGCGCGACGCGAAGGCATTGATCTTCAGCCGGAGGATTTCTTCTCGTCAACGGTTGCGCAGACGGGAACGCACGGAATTTCAAGGCCGGGCCGGCAGTCGGCACGGTCGCAGGAGCCACAGATGAGCACGAGCGCAGAGGTGATTCCCTTGGTCAAGACCCAAGCCGCCAATATCGACGAAATGCCGAAGGGCAAGGATCTGTACGAGATCGGCGAGATTCCGCCACTCGGGCACGTGCCGGCCAGCATGTATGCCTGGACCATTCGCAAGGAGCGGCATGGCGAGCCTATTACCGCAATGCAGCAGGAAGTCGTTCCAACACCTCAGCCGGGCGACGATGAAGTGTTGGTGCTGGTCATGGCCGCCGGTGTTAACTACAATGGCGTCTGGGCGGCACTCGGCATCCCGCTGTCGCCGCTCGACCTGCACAGGCAGCCCTATCACATCGCCGGTTCCGACGCCGCCGGCGTGGTCTGGGCGGTCGGTTCCAAGGTCAAGCGCTGGAAGGTCGGTGACGAAGTCGTCATCCATTGCAACCAGGACGATGGCGACGACGAGGAATGCAACGGCGGCGATCCGATGAACTCCGCCAGCCAGCGCATCTGGGGCTACGAGACGACCGATGGCAGTTTTGCCCAGTTCTGCCGGGTCCAGAGCCGCCAGCTCATGCCGCGCCCGCAACACCTCACCTGGGAAGAAGCCGGCTGCTATACCCTGGTGCTGGCCACGGCCTACCGCATGCTCTTCGGTCACCAGCCGCATACCCTCAAGCCGGGCGACAACGTGCTGGTCTGGGGCGGCGCCGGCGGTCTCGGTTCCATGGCGATCCAGATGATCGCCGCTTCGGGAGCCAACGCCATCGCCGTGATCTCCGAGGAGGACAAGCGCGATTTCGTCCTCTCGCTGGGAGCCAGGGCCGCTATCAACCGCAAGGACTTCAACTGCTGGGGCGAAATGCCGGATCCGATGGACCAGGAAGCCTATGGCAGCTGGCTCAAGGAAGCGCGCAAGTTCGGCAAGGCCATCTGGGACATCACCGGCAAGGGGAACGATGTCGACATGGTGTTCGAACATCCCGGTGCCGCGACATTCCCCGTCTCGGCACTGGTGGTCAAGCGCGGCGGCATGGTCGTGATCTGCGCAGGCACCACGGGCTACAAGCTCACCGTCGACGCCCGTTACATGTGGATGCGGCAAAAGCGCATGCAGGGCAGTCATTTCGCCAATCTGAAGCAGGCATCCGCCGCCAATCGTTTCGTCCTCAACCGACAGGTCGATCCGTGCATGTCGGAAGTGTTCGCATGGGAGGACATCCCGCGCGCGCATCAGAAGATGCGCAAGAACGAGCACAAGCCCGGCAACATGGCGGTACTGGTCTCCGCGCGCAGGCCCGGCATGCGCACACTCGACGAAGCGATGGAGGGCTGA